One region of Eremothecium gossypii ATCC 10895 chromosome II, complete sequence genomic DNA includes:
- a CDS encoding pyridoxal 5'-phosphate synthase subunit PdxS (Non-syntenic homolog of Saccharomyces cerevisiae YFL059W (SNZ3), YNL333W (SNZ2) and YMR096W (SNZ1)), which translates to MGREQYKVKAGLAQMLKGGVIMDVVTPEQAIIAEKAGACAVMALERIPADMRKSGQVCRMSDPKMIREIMESVSIPVMAKVRIGHKVEAQILEALQVDYIDESEVLTPADWANHIEKHDFKVPFVCGAKNLGEALRRIEEGAAFIRSKGEAGTGDVSEAVKHINLIYQEIQWCKENLKTDEQFEAHAKELRVPVELLKETVAAGKLPVVTFAAGGVATPADAALLMQLGCEGIFVGSGIFKSSNPEKLARAIVQATTHYMSPEKLLEVSSDLGEMMPGMTVDSINKSNGVRLSEIGK; encoded by the coding sequence ATGGGTCGTGAACAGTACAAGGTTAAGGCCGGGTTGGCCCAGATGCTAAAGGGGGGTGTCATCATGGATGTGGTGACCCCAGAACAAGCGATCATTGCTGAGAAGGCAGGTGCCTGCGCCGTGATGGCTCTTGAGCGGATCCCAGCAGACATGCGCAAGTCTGGCCAGGTGTGCCGTATGTCCGACCCAAAGATGATCCGCGAGATCATGGAGAGCGTTTCGATCCCAGTGATGGCCAAGGTCCGGATCGGACACAAGGTTGAGGCTCAGATCTTGGAGGCTCTACAGGTGGACTACATCGACGAGAGTGAGGTTTTGACCCCAGCTGACTGGGCCAACCACATCGAGAAGCACGACTTCAAGGTGCCATTTGTGTGCGGTGCCAAGAACTTGGGCGAGGCCCTACGGAGAATTGAGGAAGGCGCTGCCTTCATCCGCTCGAAGGGCGAGGCCGGTACTGGCGACGTCAGCGAGGCTGTGAAGCACATCAATCTAATATACCAGGAGATCCAATGGTGCAAGGAAAACCTAAAGACGGATGAGCAGTTCGAGGCTCATGCCAAGGAATTGCGTGTTCCcgtggagctgctgaaggAGACTGTCGCTGCCGGCAAGCTCCCTGTCGTGACTTTTGCTGCCGGTGGTGTCGCTACTCCAGCAGACGCTGCGCTATTGATGCAGTTGGGCTGTGAGGGTATTTTCGTTGGTTCTGGTATCTTCAAGTCCTCCAACCCAGAGAAGCTTGCTCGCGCTATTGTGCAGGCGACCACCCACTACATGTCGCCAGAGAAACTGCTAGAAGTCTCTAGCGACCTTGGTGAGATGATGCCGGGTATGACCGTTGACTCCATTAACAAGAGCAACGGCGTCAGACTTTCTGAGATTGGTAAGTAA
- the BRE5 gene encoding Bre5p (Syntenic homolog of Saccharomyces cerevisiae YNR051C (BRE5)), translating to MTTATVQDIGYAFLKTYYQRMHTDPSKLFHLYSSTAELTHVNYQGGLSPTADILPTVKVIGKENISKFYSRNNKVVQDVRVKIDACDFQSTGAGNNGILILALGEICWSNTPTYRFCQTFVLTPVGNNNKMYDVTNDIMRFIPDVIREELLGAAFSQGADKKVASKAAASEEVSMKGAVSKEASEEAAPKELTAKEPLTEATAKELASKDVAGKEAAAKDIAVKETAGKDSVNHAKDFAREVVREHQGKDQSHREQAKASRETANREAAKENVGKPTVTATEEDGKKDRRREHRRDEKKEDFKEARKEHGADKKEVFDSGKAHKEEQLPEREPTKSAVADSSSSDISREHSKPKDDIKPDEKKHTTHSEHEVPKKMSWASQLTNSDSKAVPNVVTNYTRVPPEHTRTPDRKTPSPNGNGPKAGNKKLKHVSVPNKDGYYPIYIRNTGGVTNKDLTDALEREFGVVKKISASESFAVVDFEDPQCQQDAIRMHTLKINNQTVFMEPKTEKKRGPIASLSSTSPTLANGNRSNKKHSNRRKD from the coding sequence ATGACCACTGCTACGGTTCAGGACATCGGGTATGCGTTCCTCAAGACGTACTACCAGCGAATGCACACGGATCCCTCGAAGCTGTTTCACCTGTACTCCAGTACCGCAGAGCTGACGCATGTGAACTACCAGGGAGGGCTGAGTCCGACTGCGGACATTCTGCCAACGGTGAAGGTGATTGGCAAGGAGAACATCAGCAAGTTCTACAGCCGCAATAACAAGGTGGTGCAGGACGTCCGTGTGAAGATTGATGCGTGTGACTTCCAGTCCACAGGCGCGGGTAACAACGGCATTCTAATTCTGGCTCTGGGAGAGATATGCTGGAGCAACACTCCGACATACCGCTTCTGCCAGACTTTTGTCTTGACCCCCGTGGGCAATAATAATAAAATGTACGATGTGACCAACGACATCATGCGGTTTATACCTGACGTGATCAGAGAGGAGTTACTGGGCGCTGCATTCAGCCAGGGGGCAGACAAGAAGGTAGCATCTAAAGCGGCGGCATCTGAAGAGGTGTCTATGAAGGGGGCAGTATCTAAGGAAGCCAGCGAAGAAGCCGCTCCAAAAGAGTTGACCGCTAAAGAACCACTCACCGAAGCGACTGCCAAGGAATTGGCGTCCAAGGATGTTGCGGGCAAGGAAGCTGCTGCCAAAGACATAGCTGTTAAGGAGACCGCCGGGAAGGATTCCGTAAATCATGCGAAGGATTTTGCCCGGGAAGTCGTACGTGAACATCAAGGCAAGGATCAGTCACACCGCGAGCAAGCGAAGGCATCTAGGGAAACGGCGAACAGAGAAGCAGCTAAAGAGAATGTCGGGAAGCCTACAGTCACCGCAACTGAAGAAGACGGGAAAAAGGACCGTAGGAGAGAGCATAGAAGGGACGAAAAGAAGGAGGATTTTAAGGAAGCCCGGAAGGAGCATGGTGCTGACAAAAAGGAAGTGTTTGATTCTGGAAAGGCACACAAGGAAGAGCAACTTCCAGAGCGCGAGCCAACCAAATCTGCGGTCGCCGATTCATCCTCGTCGGATATCTCGAGGGAGCATTCCAAGCCTAAAGATGATATCAAACCGGACGAGAAAAAGCATACCACACATTCAGAACACGAGGTTCCGAAAAAGATGAGCTGGGCTTCCCAGTTGACTAATTCTGACTCAAAAGCAGTTCCCAACGTTGTTACCAACTACACACGCGTACCACCGGAACACACTAGAACGCCCGACAGGAAAACTCCATCACCAAACGGTAACGGGCCCAAGGCCGGAAACAAGAAGTTGAAGCATGTTAGTGTACCTAACAAGGACGGGTACTATCCGATTTACATCCGTAACACTGGGGGAGTAACAAACAAAGATTTGACGGATGCTCTAGAGCGTGAGTTCGGCGTGGTAAAAAAGATCTCTGCATCTGAGTCTTTCGCTGTTGTCGACTTCGAGGACCCACAGTGCCAGCAAGATGCCATTAGAATGCACACCCTAAAAATCAATAACCAAACTGTGTTCATGGAGCCTAAAACCGAGAAAAAGCGTGGCCCCATTGCATCGCTCAGTTCCACATCACCTACATTGGCGAATGGAAACCGTTCGAACAAAAAGCATTCAAACAGAAGGAAAGATTAG
- the OCA4 gene encoding Oca4p (Syntenic homolog of Saccharomyces cerevisiae YCR095C (OCA4); 1-intron) — protein sequence MLVPPANFGIAEEGIYRCSKIETLNLSFLEVLALKTIIFVGGQEPSKFFREFFERYNVQLFVIKRAQNSSLVLPGSNAQKEQPQADTAVSSGCQSSTHYKLSDADDLMIIKTHSLQKIFRLMLNTTNHNMLLVDKTSIVIGLLRRIQKWNISSIISEYRLYTGKNSNYFAETFLEVVDVTVTQDLEKSVTEDIAKLDIQDLRPIELSRNGSGQQVVNERDLLRGPELPQHMLRIIDQVEQCNSKENSAASTGIKRSPSSRGIFGNRYRLAFNKRELCEYEYYRSGSTNAVHIKIPRESLLPQWFKFQRDLWEQLNTKQTYNFYTERIFM from the exons ATGCTAGTCCCCCCAGCAAACTTCGGCATTGCCGAGGAAGGCATAT ACCGTTGTTCTAAGATCGAAACGCTCAATCTTTCGTTCTTGGAGGTCCTAGCTTTGAAAACGATCATCTTCGTTGGCGGACAGGAACCCTCCAAGTTCTTTCGTGAGTTCTTCGAGCGCTACAACGTCCAACTCTTCGTGATAAAGCGTGCGCAGAATTCATCACTTGTCCTGCCCGGAAGCAATGCGCAGAAAGAACAGCCGCAGGCAGACACTGCCGTGAGCAGCGGCTGCCAGTCATCCACGCACTACAAGCTCAGCGACGCAGACGACCTTATGATTATTAAGACGCATAGTTTACAAAAGATATTCCGATTAATGCTCAATACGACAAATCACAACATGTTGCTGGTGGATAAGACCTCAATAGTGATTGGCCTTCTTCGCCGAATACAGAAGTGGAACATCTCCTCGATCATAAGCGAATACCGATTGTACACAGGCAAGAACAGCAACTACTTTGCTGAGACCTTCTTGGAAGTGGTGGATGTAACTGTCACACAGGACCTGGAAAAATCGGTCACAGAGGATATTGCCAAGCTGGACATCCAAGATCTTAGACCAATTGAGCTGTCCCGCAACGGGAGCGGCCAGCAGGTGGTCAACGAGCGAGACCTCCTGCGTGGCCCCGAGCTCCCACAGCATATGCTGCGCATCATCGATCAGGTCGAACAGTGCAACAGCAAAGAAAACAGCGCAGCATCAACTGGCATCAAGCGCAGCCCCTCCAGCAGGGGCATATTTGGCAACCGCTACCGCCTCGCGTTCAACAAACGCGAGCTCTGTGAATACGAGTACTACCGCAGCGGTTCCACGAACGCGGTACACATCAAGATACCCCGCGAGTCTCTTCTACCCCAATGGTTCAAGTTCCAGCGGGACCTGTGGGAGCAGCTCAACACCAAACAAACCTACAACTTCTACACAGAGCGCATCTTCATGTAG
- the POP2 gene encoding CCR4-NOT core DEDD family RNase subunit POP2 (Syntenic homolog of Saccharomyces cerevisiae YNR052C (POP2)) → MQAISGQLTEFADNEQFYMRQQVQQTHPGQQQPGGLPQMFSPQVNHARLLGQQQQLMHGMEGGQDLQATYLLKQKMEAANAAFGHQQQGLQPQQAQQQLLASGVLNAPPGVSLVQQGVGGMAPPPGALPPQLPLATGVHGSGLGLAPVPLIHHPNHLLVREVWANNLTAEFASIRRLVDQYNVIALTTEFVGTIVRPIGNFRSKNDYHYQTMRTNIDLLNPVQIGLSLSDAQGNKPDNVPSTWQFNFLFDMSKEMVSPESLDLLKKSGVAFDKHQSIGVNAYDFAQLLVDSGLLLTDEVTWVSFHAAYDFGFLVNILTDASMPNNKEDYEFWVQKFLPSFYDLNVLSKAVHDLKGQRSIPQPQHSLESLADELGIPRFPLFNTTGGQSLLALLAFVRLAKFPVFKLSNGSLDFAQFKNSIYGINKE, encoded by the coding sequence ATGCAGGCGATCAGTGGCCAGCTCACAGAGTTTGCGGATAATGAGCAGTTTTACATGCGGCAGCAGGTTCAACAGACACATCCAGGTCAGCAACAACCAGGAGGGCTACCACAGATGTTTTCTCCACAAGTAAACCATGCACGTCTGCTGggccagcagcagcagctcatGCACGGAATGGAGGGGGGTCAGGACCTACAGGCGACGTACCTTCTAAAACAGAAAATGGAGGCGGCCAACGCGGCCTTTGGACACCAGCAGCAAGGcctgcagccgcagcaggcACAGCAGCAACTGCTGGCGAGCGGCGTGCTGAACGCGCCGCCTGGCGTGTCGCTAGTGCAGCAGGGCGTGGGGGGGATGGCGCCACCGCCCGgtgcgctgccgccgcagctgccgctggcgACCGGCGTGCATGGTTCTGGCCTGGGCCTGGCCCCGGTGCCGCTGATACACCATCCGAACCACCTGCTGGTGCGCGAGGTGTGGGCCAACAACCTAACGGCCGAGTTCGCTTCGATCCGGCGCCTTGTCGATCAGTACAATGTGATCGCGCTGACGACGGAGTTCGTGGGCACGATCGTGCGCCCGATCGGAAACTTCCGCTCCAAGAACGACTACCACTACCAGACAATGCGCACAAACATCGACCTGCTCAACCCTGTGCAGATAGGCCTGTCCCTGAGCGACGCGCAGGGAAACAAGCCGGACAACGTGCCGTCCACCTGGCAGTTCAATTTTCTTTTCGACATGTCCAAAGAGATGGTATCACCAGAGAGCCTGGACCTTCTGAAGAAGTCGGGCGTCGCTTTCGACAAGCACCAGAGCATTGGTGTAAATGCATACGACTTCGCGCAGCTTCTCGTCGACTCCGGCCTTCTGCTCACCGACGAGGTCACATGGGTATCATTCCACGCCGCGTACGACTTCGGTTTCCTCGTCAACATCCTCACCGACGCCTCCATGCCCAACAACAAGGAGGACTACGAGTTTTGGGTCCAGAAGTTCCTGCCCAGTTTCTACGACCTCAATGTACTAAGTAAGGCCGTGCATGACCTCAAGGGCCAGCGCTCCATCCCACAGCCACAGCACTCGCTGGAGTCACTGGCAGACGAGCTCGGCATCCCGCGTTTCCCGCTCTTCAACACTACTGGCGGCCAGAGTCTGCTTGCCCTGCTCGCTTTTGTCCGCCTCGCCAAGTTCCCCGTCTTCAAGCTTTCCAACGGCTCCCTTGACTTCGCACAGTTCAAAAACTCCATCTATGGCATCAACAAGGAGTGA
- a CDS encoding pyridoxal 5'-phosphate synthase subunit PdxT (Non-syntenic homolog of Saccharomyces cerevisiae YFL060C (SNO3), YNL334C (SNO2) and YMR095C (SNO1)): MNVVANDYAESILLVVERQNSSYLRKRRGRKNAAGVSLSLYLRIYRASAGITTLSQLRNSVRSQFDIMSKVVGVLALQGSFAEHIDCLEACVRENGHNVEVIAVKTQQELARCDSLIIPGGESTAISQIAERTGLHEHLYQFVRTPGKSAWGTCAGLIFLSNQVANQAALLKPLGILDVTVERNAFGRQLQSFEKDCDFSSFWDHDGPFPTVFIRAPVISKINSKNVEVLYTLQRDDGSEQIVAVRQGSILGTSFHPELGSDTRFHDWFLRTFVL; encoded by the coding sequence ATGAACGTAGTAGCCAACGACTATGCAGAGTCCATTTTGCTCGTAGTCGAGCGACAGAATAGCTCTTACCTCAGAAAACGCAGAGGCAGAAAAAACGCTGCAGGCGTGTCGTTGTCACTTTACCTGCGTATATATAGAGCTAGCGCCGGCATTACAACATTAAGCCAACTTCGGAACAGCGTACGCAGTCAGTTTGATATAATGAGTAAAGTAGTTGGAGTCCTTGCATTGCAGGGTTCATTTGCAGAGCACATCGACTGCCTAGAGGCTTGCGTCAGAGAAAATGGACACAACGTCGAGGTGATCGCGGTAAAGACACAACAGGAACTAGCGCGCTGCGATTCGCTCATTATTCCAGGAGGCGAGTCAACGGCTATTTCGCAGATCGCAGAACGCACCGGTCTGCATGAGCACCTATACCAGTTTGTGCGGACGCCCGGCAAATCGGCCTGGGGCACGTGCGCAGGGCTCATCTTCCTGTCGAACCAGGTCGCCAACCAGGCAGCACTGCTGAAGCCGCTCGGTATCCTGGACGTGACTGTGGAGCGGAATGCCTTCggccgccagctgcagtCCTTCGAGAAGGACTGCGATTTTTCGTCCTTTTGGGATCACGACGGTCCCTTCCCAACCGTCTTCATACGCGCGCCAGTCATTTCCAAGATCAACAGCAAGAACGTCGAGGTCTTGTACACGTTGCAGAGGGACGACGGCTCCGAGCAAATCGTAGCCGTGCGGCAGGGCAGTATCCTGGGCACCTCCTTCCACCCTGAGCTAGGTTCTGACACCCGCTTCCACGACTGGTTCCTCCGTACCTTCGTCCTGTAG
- the LYS9 gene encoding saccharopine dehydrogenase (NADP+, L-glutamate-forming) (Syntenic homolog of Saccharomyces cerevisiae YNR050C (LYS9)), with amino-acid sequence MVKKVLVLGSGFVAKPVVDVLDSTDGIEVTVGCRTLAKAKALTAGTAASAISVDASDSEGLDAAVGEHDVVVSLIPYIHHADVVRAAIRQRKHVVTTSYISPALRALEPEIKAAGITVMNEIGLDPGIDHLYAVKIIDEVHRAGGKINSFLSYCGGLPAPEDSDNPLGYKFSWSARGLLLALKNQAQFWKDGSKQVVKSEDLMASAEPYFIMPGYAFVCYPNRDSTVFRDLYGIPEAKTVIRGTLRYQGFPEFVKVLVDMGLLKEEPHSAFTQAQPWSAALAAYLGAKSASQEHLVAAIDARTSWKSQADRERIIAGLSWLGLLSDELIAPAGNPLDALCASLEQRMQYEEGERDMVCLQHKFDIEWADGSTETRTATLIDYGRPSGYSSMAATVGYPCAIATRLVLEGAISGPGLIAPYTPEVIEPIMRELKDKYGIYMKEKTT; translated from the coding sequence ATGGTTAAGAAAGTGCTTGTTTTAGGGTCTGGGTTCGTGGCAAAGCCTGTCGTAGATGTGCTGGACAGCACCGACGGGATTGAGGTGACTGTTGGATGCCGTACACTGGCCAAAGCAAAAGCGCTAACTGCGGGGACAGCCGCGAGCGCGATATCAGTGGACGCCAGCGACAGCGAGGGACTGGACGCAGCAGTGGGTGAGCACGATGTGGTGGTGTCTCTGATCCCCTACATCCACCATGCGGACGTCGTGCGCGCGGCAATCCGTCAGCGGAAGCACGTTGTGACGACATCGTACATCTCGCCTgcgctgcgggcgctggAGCCGGAAATCAAGGCAGCGGGTATCACCGTGATGAACGAAATAGGGCTGGACCCCGGTATTGACCACTTGTACGCCGTGAAGATTATTGACGAGGTTCATCGCGCGGGTGGCAAGATCAACTCGTTTCTGTCGTACTGCGGCGGGCTTCCTGCCCCTGAGGATTCTGACAACCCACTGGGCTACAAGTTCTCATGGTCCGCGCGTGGGCTGCTCTTGGCGCTAAAGAACCAGGCCCAGTTTTGGAAGGATGGCTCGAAGCAGGTCGTGAAGTCGGAGGACTTGATGGCCTCTGCAGAGCCCTACTTTATCATGCCCGGATATGCCTTTGTGTGCTACCCCAACCGTGACTCGACAGTGTTCCGCGACCTCTACGGGATACCCGAAGCCAAAACTGTAATTCGCGGTACGCTGCGCTACCAGGGCTTCCCCGAATTCGTCAAGGTGCTTGTGGACATGGGGCTGCTCAAGGAGGAGCCACACAGTGCTTTTACACAGGCACAGCCCTGGTCTGCAGCGCTCGCGGCCTACCTTGGCGCCAAGTCCGCGTCACAGGAGCACCTTGTTGCTGCGATAGACGCCAGGACGTCGTGGAAATCGCAAGCCGACAGAGAGCGGATTATCGCGGGCTTATCGTGGCTAGGCCTCTTGAGCGATGAGCTCATCGCCCCTGCAGGAAATCCGCTCGATGCACTATGCGCATCTTTGGAACAGCGTATGCAATACGAGGAGGGAGAGCGTGACATGGTATGCCTGCAACACAAGTTTGATATTGAATGGGCCGACGGTTCAACGGAGACCCGGACTGCTACTCTTATCGACTATGGACGTCCTTCTGGCTACTCGTCTATGGCTGCAACAGTCGGCTACCCGTGTGCAATTGCCACAAGGCTTGTGCTTGAAGGCGCCATTAGTGGGCCAGGACTCATTGCACCGTATACCCCAGAAGTGATTGAACCAATTATGCGTGAATTAAAAGACAAATATGGTATATACATGAAGGAGAAGACTACTTGA
- the ESF2 gene encoding RNA-binding ATPase activator ESF2 (Syntenic homolog of Saccharomyces cerevisiae YNR054C (ESF2)) produces the protein MSDNDSDVQDFSSEEEDHGLLIDRKKQQTLDFAQDGSDSEGGSDLDDDDIAEEESPIQNETKAATGEEPATADGDNIAPQSADELRPEERADQLKQERLRRLKKLKASKKSNHKTGVVYLSKIPPYMKPAKMRQILSRFGDLDRLFLKREDEHSHRQRVKGGGNKKVMFREGWAEFIRKKDAKLCAETLNGNIIGGKKGNFYHDDVMNVKYLSGFKWADLTEQIARENDVRQSKLQLEISQANKLNAEFIRNVEKSKMLNNIRAKKHKDEDSSERTESHLPVKQRKVTSNRASAPESQKQPASEKLSNVLHNLF, from the coding sequence ATGAGCGACAATGACAGTGACGTCCAAGACTTTTCATCCGAAGAAGAGGATCATGGTCTCTTGATAGATAGAAAGAAGCAGCAGACTCTCGACTTTGCTCAAGACGGTTCGGATAGCGAAGGCGGCAGCGACTTGGACGATGACGATATAGCGGAGGAAGAGTCTCCAATACAGAACGAGACGAAAGCGGCCACCGGTgaggaaccagctactgCTGATGGAGACAACATAGCCCCGCAATCCGCAGACGAGCTTCGCCCCGAGGAACGGGCGGACCAGCTCAAACAGGAGCGTCTGCGTCGgctgaagaagctgaaAGCCTCCAAGAAGTCCAATCACAAGACCGGTGTCGTATATCTCTCCAAGATCCCCCCATATATGAAGCCGGCTAAGATGCGGCAGATCCTCTCGCGTTTCGGCGACCTGGATCGGCTATTTCTGAAGCGCGAGGACGAGCACTCCCACCGTCAGAGGGTAAAGGGCGGGGGTAACAAGAAGGTCATGTTCCGCGAGGGATGGGCCGAGTTCATCCGTAAAAAGGACGCTAAGCTCTGTGCGGAAACCCTCAACGGCAACATTATCGGCGGCAAGAAGGGCAACTTCTACCACGACGATGTCATGAATGTCAAGTATCTGTCTGGCTTCAAGTGGGCCGACCTCACCGAACAGATTGCACGCGAGAACGACGTGCGCCAATCcaagctgcagctggaaATCTCGCAGGCTAACAAGCTGAATGCAGAGTTCATTCGCAACGTCGAGAAGAGCAAGATGCTCAACAACATACGCGCCAAGAAGCACAAGGACGAGGACAGCTCTGAGCGCACTGAGTCGCATCTGCCAGTCAAACAGCGCAAGGTTACATCAAACAGAGCTTCCGCGCCTGAGTCACAGAAACAGCCAGCTTCCGAAAAGCTCTCCAACGTTTTGCATAATCTATTTTAA
- the NOG2 gene encoding putative GTPase NOG2 (Syntenic homolog of Saccharomyces cerevisiae YNR053C (NOG2); 1-intron), producing the protein MGTAKKEQQRRIREGNTKDGNLRVKGENFYRDGKRVKFLNMYKGGKSIRNAKGDLIRAAPLQSTDVPTARVQPDRRWFGNTRVISQDALQHFRDALGDKKNDSYQVLLRRNKLPMSLLEEKDTSESPTAKIIDTEPYGATFGPKAQRKKPRVAAASLEDLAKATDSDSQKYEEKKELDSTLGLMAATEQEDGWSQVAKEAIFHKGQSKRIWNELYKVIDSSDVVIHVLDARDPLGTRCKSVEEYMKKETPHKHLIYVLNKCDLVPTWLAAAWVKHLSKDRPTLAFHASITNSFGKGSLIQLLRQFSQLHKDRQQISVGFIGYPNTGKSSIINTLRKKKVCQVAPIPGETKVWQYITLMKRIFLIDCPGIVPPSAKDTEEDILFRGVVRVEHVSHPEQYIPAVLRRCKRHHLERTYEISGWADATEFIEMLARKQGRLLKGGEPDETGVAKQVLNDFNRGKIPWFVSPPDRDPQPETSKRPADSEPETAQEAPEPPANKRLRV; encoded by the exons ATGGGTACTGCTAAGAAGGAGCAGCAAAGAAGGATCCGTGAGGGTAACACAAAAGATGGTAACCTCAGGGTCAAAGGTGAGAACTTCTACCGTGATGGCAAGCGGGTGAAGTTCTTGAACATGTATAAGGGCGGCAAGTCCATTCGCAATGCGAAGGGTGACCTGAtccgcgctgcgccgctccAAAGCACCGATGTGCCAACGGCGCGCGTGCAGCCTGACCGGCGTTGGTTTGGTAACACGCGTGTGATCTCGCAGGACGCGCTCCAGCACTTCCGCGATGCACTAGGCGACAAGAAGAACGATTCCTACCAGGTGCTGCTTCGGCGCAACAAGCTGCCGATGTCGTTGCTGGAGGAGAAAGACACTTCGGAGTCGCCGACTGCGAAAATAATTGACACAGAGCCTTACGGCGCCACCTTCGGACCGAAGGCGCAGCGCAAGAAGCCGCGTGTGGCAGCAGCTTCGTTGGAGGATCTGGCGAAGGCCACTGACAGCGATTCGCAGAAGTAtgaggagaagaaggaaCTCGATAGCACCCTCGGTCTCATGGCAGCGACAGAACAAGAGGATGGCTGGTCGCAGGTCGCCAAGGAGGCCATTTTCCACAAGGGCCAGTCGAAACGTATCTGGAACGAGCTCTACAAGGTTATCGATTCGTCTGACGTGGTGATCCACGTCCTGGACGCCCGTGATCCGCTTGGTACCAGATGCAAATCCGTGGAGGAATATATGAAGAAAGAGACGCCGCACAAGCACCTGATCTACGTGCTCAACAAGTGTGACCTTGTGCCTACATGGCTAGCT GCTGCATGGGTAAAACACCTCTCGAAGGACCGTCCCACGCTGGCATTCCATGCCTCCATTACTAACTCGTTCGGTAAGGGGTCGCTGatccagctgctgcgccagtTCTCGCAGCTGCACAAGGACCGCCAGCAGATATCCGTCGGCTTCATCGGCTACCCCAACACCGGCAAGTCTTCCATCATCAATACCCTGCGGAAGAAGAAGGTGTGCCAGGTCGCGCCCATCCCAGGTGAGACCAAGGTCTGGCAGTACATCACCTTGATGAAGCGCATCTTCCTCATCGACTGCCCCGGCATCGTCCCCCCCTCCGCCAAAGACACCGAGGAGGACATTCTCTTCCGCGGTGTTGTGCGCGTCGAGCACGTCTCCCACCCCGAGCAGTACATCCCGGCCGTTCTGCGCCGCTGCAAGCGCCATCACCTTGAGCGCACCTACGAGATTTCCGGCTGGGCGGATGCCACGGAGTTCATTGAGATGCTGGCGCGCAAGCAGGGCCGTCTGCTGAAGGGTGGCGAGCCAGACGAGACGGGTGTTGCCAAGCAGGTGCTAAATGACTTCAACCGCGGCAAGATTCCGTGGTTTGTCTCGCCTCCGGACCGTGATCCGCAGCCGGAAACATCCAAGCGCCCGGCAGATTCCGAGCCTGAAACTGCACAGGAAGCCCCAGAACCGCCTGCCAATAAGCGCCTGCGAGTATAA